A window of Terriglobia bacterium genomic DNA:
CCGGCCCACAAAGGGAAGTCCCTGGATGTCTTCGTCAGCTCCCGGACCTTCACCCACAAAAACCAGCTCGGCATGAGGGTTGCCCTGGCCGAAGACAATCGTGTGGCGGCCGGCGGCCAGGCGGCAGCGGCTGCAGTCACCCAGGTCTGCCCGGATTTCTTCCAGAGTTTCATGTTCCCGCGGAACCGTTGTCGGCGATACAGATTCAAACAGGCTCATGGACCGGGCCGCGGGGCCGGGCGCTGCGGCAGCCTGGGGCGTAGCGCCGGGTTTGTGCTGGGGGACCCCCGGTATCACAGGCGCATCCATAGGTTGCGGTCTGGATTCAGGTTTCATCTTCGCAGAGACGGTTTGTGTTGCCGCACTGGCGGGCACGGCCCGTTGGCGGCTGGGAGCTGCCTTCGCAACCTCAGTCCGCCGGATGTAGAACTCCTCGATGCCCAATTCCTCGTAGAACTCCAGCCTGGCCTTCACTTTTGCTCTCTGCCGTTCGTCCATCGCCTGATGTCCCGAAAAAGACTGCCTTAGCGCTTGCCTGCCGCCGCGCGTTTTGAGCGCAACCCGATCGCTTCATCAAGAATGGCGTTCGCCACATCCAATTTGCTCATCTTTTCGAGCGGTTTCACCTGGCCGTCAGGAAAAACCAGCGTGACGATGTTGGTGTCAGACTCGAAACCCGCGCCGGCCTCGGTCACGTCATTCGCCACGATCATGTCCAGACTTTTCTCGCGCACCTTCGCGGCCGCATTTTCGAGCAGGTGGTTCGTTTCCGCCGCAAAGCCGACGATGAGTTGATGGTCTGTCCGCCGGCGCGAAATCTCCGCAAGAATGTCCTGCGTTAGCTTAAATTCCAGGTTCATACCGCCGCGCCGCTTCTTGATCTTTTCGGTTTCGACGACGGCCGGCACAAAGTCCACCACCGCGGCAGCCATCAAAACCATCGTCGCCCGGTCAAGGCAGCGCAGCATAGCTTCGCTCATTTCGGCGGTAGTGCGGACATTTTCGACGACGACGCCGGCAGGCGGCGGAAGCCGCGTCGGGCCGCTGACCAGGATTACCGTGGCGCCTCGCCATCGGCATGCCTCGGCCAACGCATACCCCATCTTGCCGGAAGAACGGTTGGTGATATATCGGACCGGGTCCAGAGGTTCTTCGGTTGGACCTGCGCTGATCAGGACCGTTTCTTCCCTCAAGTCATCGCGCAGGTGCAGGGTTTCAAAAACAGCCTGAACAATTGATTCGATCGAGGCGAGGCGGCCTGACCCGATCATTCCACAGGCCAGATAACCTTCGTCGGGTTCGAGGACCCGGATGCCGCGTGAGCGCAACGTTTGCAGGTTCCGCTGCGTCGCCTCGTTTTCCCACATATTGACGTTCATGGCGGGAGCGACAATGATCGGAGCTTTCGTTGCCAGACACAGCGTGGTGAGGAAATCGTCAGCGATCCCGCCGGCCATTTTGGCAATGACATTCGCCGTTGCGGGCGCGATGACGAGAGCATCGATCCCTTGCGCCACGGCAATGTGCTCAATGGCGCTCTCGACGTTGGGCTCTTCGCCGCTTTCACCGAACAGTTCCGTGATGACCTTGTGGCCGGAGAGCGCCGCGAAAGTTAACGGTGTTACAAAGTTGCGCGCCCCGGCGGACATCACCACCTGAACGTCAAGGCCGCGGTCCTGAAGCATGCGAAGCAGTTCCGCCGCCTTATAAACGGCTATTCCGCCCGTAACTCCCAGCGCCACACGCATCACTTGGTCCTCAGCCGCGAAGTCCGGCGGGAAGTTCCTGGGCAGGGTTTGGTTTGGCAACCGGATGTCATCTGACGTTCAGTCCCCGAATCCTTGCACTCACGAAGCGTATGTCCCAGGCCAGGCTCCCGGCGGGCCAGCATTAACCCTTGTCGCCCTCGGTTTTCGGTTCAATCACTTCGAATGGGATCAGGCCGGCAGATACTTCCTGCTGCGCAACCTTGGTGGCCTTTTTCGTGTGCGTCTGGACGAGCGGCCTGACGCCCGACTGAAGCTGCCGGGCCCGCTTGGCGGCAATGAGAATGTAGCGGAATTTGCTGTCAATGTTGTTGGGTAACTCCATCTATCCTCCAATAAACTTTCCAATAATCTCCCTGACGCGCCGGTCCTGACACCTGCGGCGCAAGCGCGAAGCAAGCACAATATTGCGGAGGGCCTGGGCAGCAGTGGAAAGCCGATCGTTCACAATCACGTAATCATACTCCTTCCAATGTGCCACTTCCCGGCGCGACATTGCAAGGCGTTCGGCAATAACCTCGGGAGGGTCCTCATGGCGGCGGCGAAGCCGTTCTTCAAGGTCAGCGAAGGACGGCGGCACCACAAAGACGCTCACGGTGTCCGGAATCCGCCGGCGCAGCTTTCTATGTCCCTGGACGTCGATATCCAGCAGAATGTCCTGGCCAACTTCCTGAGCCTCCCGCAGCGTGCGCCAGGAAGTTCCGTAATATTGGCTGTGGACCCGCGCCCATTCCACGAATTCGCCTTGCGCCGCCCGCCGCCTGAATTCCTGCTGCGAAACAAAAAAGTACTCGCGACCGTGTTTTTCTCCCGCGCGCGGAGGGCGCGTGGTGTAAGAGACGGAGAACACCAGACCGCGCACCGAGACCCTGAGCTTCTGGATCAGGGTGGTCTTGCCCGCGCCCGAAGGCGCGGAGATCACGAAGACGCTGCCAAGCCTGCTGGGCAGCACGTTGGGTCCGGGTGGGCTCACTCGATGTTTTGCACCTGCTCGCGTATCTTCTCAATTTCCGATTTCATTTCGATCGCCTGGCGTCCAACCTCCCCGCCGATCTGAGGTACGTCCGACGTTTTTGACAGCAGCGTATTGGCTTCCCTGTTCAATTCCTGCAGCAGGAAATCGAGTTTCTTCCCTACCTCAGGGTTTTCGGCTATCAGTTGGCGCGCCTGGACCAGGTGGCTTTGAAAACGGGTCAGTTCCTCGGCGATGTCCGACCGCGAGACCAGATAAGCGACTTCCTGGGCAAGCCGCGCGGCGTCAACGTGTACGGCGCCCAGCAGCTCGTGCAGGCGGTTCTCCAGCCGCTGTTGTGCGTATTGGGGTATGCGGCGGGCCAGTTTGCCGATGGATTTCCGCAGGGACTCCAGGCGGTCGAGGCGGTCGAGTATATCTTTCTCCAGCGCCGAGCCCTCGCGGTCCCGCATCGAATTCAGCGTTTCGAGCGCTTCCGTCAGGGCAGCTTCGAGAATCTTCCGGACTGCCGCCAGTTCCTTGTCTGAGAGCTCGTTTTCGTTCGACAAAACTCCGGGAACTCTCAGGAGCTGCACGATGTCCGGTCCGGCCGCGGAGCCCAGTTCATCCTGCACTTCGCGGCAAATCTTGATGTAGGCTTTCAACACCTCGCGGTTCACTTTCAATTCTTCCGCGCCCGCGGCATCCAGATTGACGCTGACTTCCACATGCCCTCGGACGATGTGGCGTTTCACGATCCCGCGCAAGGCCGGTTCCATCGGCGAAAGCGCCATGGGCATTCGGAACTGCAGATCGAGAAAGCGATGGTTCACCGCCTTGACGGCGACGTTCAGGGACAACCCGCCATCTTCAAGCCGTACTTTACTATACCCTGTCATGCTCCGGACCATTTTCGCTCACGCCACCCTTGCCACCGCCGCTTCCGCGTCTGGCAGGCCTACGCTTCGCTGTCCACGAATTGAAGTTCGTGCAGGCGCTGATATATTCCGCCACGCGTCACCAGGTCCTCGTGCGTGCCCACTTCCGAGATGGTCCCGCGGTCCAGCACCACGATGCGGTCCGCGCGCCGGACCGTGCTGAGCCGGTGGGCAATCACAAGGACCGTTCGGCCCGACATCAGGTTTCCCAGCGCCTTTTGCACCAGGGCTTCGGATTCCGTATCCAGCTCCGACGTGGCTTCGTCCAGGATCAGAATCGGAGAATTCTTCAGCAGCGCGCGAGCAATCGCCAGGCGCTGCCGCTGCCCGCCGGAAAGACGCTGGCCGCGCTCGCCGATCATGCCCTGGTATCCGCCGGGCCTCTCGGTAATGAAGTCGTGTGCCAGCGCGGCACGGGCCGCCTCTTCCACATCAGCCCGGGTCCGCGACCCGTTACCATAGCAGATGTTGTTGAAAATGGTGTCGTTAAAAAGGATGGTTCCCTGCGTGACCATTCCGATCTGGGAGCGCAGCGAACCCAGTTTGAGATCACGCACGTTGTGGCCGTCAACCAGCAGCCGCCCGCGAGTAACATCATAGAACCTGGGGAGCAGGCTGGCCAGGGTTGTTTTTCCGGCCCCGCTCGATCCCACCAGCGCCACAACTTCACCCTTCCTGATTCTCAGATTGACGTCTTGCAGCAGCGGCACACCCGGTTCATATTCAAAGTCCACATCGTCAAAAACGATCTCATCCTTAAAAACGGGCAATTCTAGCGCGCTGTGTTTTTCTTTTACCTCGGGACTGATCTGCAGAAACTGGAAAACCTGTTCGGAAGCTCCAACGGCCTGCTGCACGGCGTTGTTGACGCCCGTCAACCGCTTGATCGGCTCGTACATCTTGATCAGCGCATAAAGGAAAACGAGAAATCCGCCCATCGTCTGCGCATGGTGGAGAATTTCATTGCGCTCATATAGCAGAAGCCCGGCGACGGTGATCGCGCCCAGAAGTTCCATCAGCGGGGCCGTCACAGCCTGCGCCCTCACCCAGCGCATGTTGGTGTGGAGCAGCTTGTGTGTCGCCGCCTTGAACCGCGCGACTTCAAAGTGCTCCATCACAAAAGCCTTTACGATACCGATTCCCGTGAAAGTCTCCTGAACGAGGTTGTTGATGTCGGCCATTCTGTCCTGGCTGGAACGGCTGGAACGGCGGATCGATCTTCCGATGTTGGCTGATGGCAAAACCACCAGGGGGACCAGCAAAAGCGATGCCATGGCCAGTTTCCAATCGACGGAGAAGATGACTGCAAGTAACCCAATCAGGGTAAAGGAATATCTCAGGAAATCCGCAGACACCTGGGAAACCGCATACTGAATTTTGTCAGTGTCGTTGCTGATTGCCGACATCAGACGGCCAGTAGGGTTCCGCTTGAAAAAGGCCATCGACTGCTCAACGATTTTGGCGTAAAGCTGATTGCGAAGGTTCCGGACAGCGGATTGGCCAATAAAATTGATGCTGACCGTGGCGCTATACTGCGAGATGCCCTTCACAATGGAAACGGCGATGATCGCAAGCGCCACGACGGTCCAGACATTGTGGATGTGACCGGGGAAAAAGTCTTGCAGATAGACGGTGTGATGGTTCCAGGGAAGATCGAAAAGCCGGATGCCGGACGAACTGGCCCCAGGTTTGAGGACATTGTCGCCCACAGGCTTGATGAGCAGGGCGGTAATCGCCTCGCAAGCGCCCACCACAGCCATCAGGACCACAGCCATGGCGAAACGCAGTCTGTAAGGTCGGAGAAATCCTAGCAGGCTTTGAACTTGGCTCATCCGGCGTCCTACCCACAGGCTGGAGAGCCCGCCGGGCGCGGAAAATAAAATCTTAATCTTCGCGAGAAGCGAAGTCAAGCTGCGAGGCCGCGCACGGCACGGCACCGGCTATCCGCCGCCGGCATTTTTACAGTTCGCAACTGTCGCCCCCACGGCATGGAAGCCATGCCGTTTGCGGGAACAGCTTTTCAAGCCATCGCAGCGAACTTTCACTCCTAACTTTCATTCATTAATCAGTCTTGGTCTGCCGATTATGCTAATCGGAGGGTTGGGTATGGGACACGCCGTGAGCGCGAGTCAATTTCTGTTAGAATACTGCACTGGCGGACATCCAATGAACGGCAATGGCAACGGCAACGGTTCGTACCGGCCGCTCAGCAGTGTGTGGGAGGGAACGGATGGTGAGCTCCTTGAGGCCATCTTCCGCTTTTACCCGACCATTCCGGTTGAGCCGATATTGGACTCTACGCATAACGCCGGCCGGTTCTGGAAAGGGTCCAAGCGGCGCGTCGTTTCGATGGATATAGACCCGCAATACAGGCCGAAGATCGTCGCGGATAATCGGATTATGAAAGGGGTCAGGTCTTCCCAATTTGGCGCCATCGTCTACGATCCGCCGCATGTAGGGCCTCAACGACGGGATAAGAGCCGCAAGCGTTTCGATGTGGATTTCGGAGCTTTCGTGGAATGCGGCAAGGAGCAAGACTGGAATCTGAGCTACCTCTATCCACCCTTTCTGAAACAAGCCAGGCGCGTCCTGAAGCCGAACGGGCTCCTGCTCGCCAAGATCACGGACAAGGTGAACAACCACAAGTCCAAGTGGCCGCACTGTGACTTTGGCTTGAGGCTGCTCCATGCGAGACCCCCCTCTGCCTTTTCAGCGGTGTGAGAACAAAGGTTCAGCGCGACGGCTGTCCATCCGCACTCGGAGGTTCTCCATGAGGTATTTAGCGCTCGGTGTAGACAGAGATGACTGCGGATTCGACCCGCCGAGCCTTGGAATCTTTTACATCGAAGCGCCTAATTGGCGAAAGGCCCGAGACGCAGCGGAGAAGCGTGACAAGAATTTTCTTTGCGTCGGATGCCTGGACGCTGCTCGCTTGCGGGAGCTCGCGGACGAAGTTGAGGGGCTGAGGCCGC
This region includes:
- a CDS encoding uracil-DNA glycosylase; protein product: MDERQRAKVKARLEFYEELGIEEFYIRRTEVAKAAPSRQRAVPASAATQTVSAKMKPESRPQPMDAPVIPGVPQHKPGATPQAAAAPGPAARSMSLFESVSPTTVPREHETLEEIRADLGDCSRCRLAAGRHTIVFGQGNPHAELVFVGEGPGADEDIQGLPFVGRAGRLLNRMIELAGMKREDVYICNVVKCRPPDNRTPLPDEIETCSPFLLRQIRTIKPRLICCLGAPAVKTLLGVKEGITKIRGQFYDFQGAKALPTFHPAYVLRNPREEKVLRDDFQKIVEFLNSPR
- a CDS encoding ABC transporter ATP-binding protein, encoding MSQVQSLLGFLRPYRLRFAMAVVLMAVVGACEAITALLIKPVGDNVLKPGASSSGIRLFDLPWNHHTVYLQDFFPGHIHNVWTVVALAIIAVSIVKGISQYSATVSINFIGQSAVRNLRNQLYAKIVEQSMAFFKRNPTGRLMSAISNDTDKIQYAVSQVSADFLRYSFTLIGLLAVIFSVDWKLAMASLLLVPLVVLPSANIGRSIRRSSRSSQDRMADINNLVQETFTGIGIVKAFVMEHFEVARFKAATHKLLHTNMRWVRAQAVTAPLMELLGAITVAGLLLYERNEILHHAQTMGGFLVFLYALIKMYEPIKRLTGVNNAVQQAVGASEQVFQFLQISPEVKEKHSALELPVFKDEIVFDDVDFEYEPGVPLLQDVNLRIRKGEVVALVGSSGAGKTTLASLLPRFYDVTRGRLLVDGHNVRDLKLGSLRSQIGMVTQGTILFNDTIFNNICYGNGSRTRADVEEAARAALAHDFITERPGGYQGMIGERGQRLSGGQRQRLAIARALLKNSPILILDEATSELDTESEALVQKALGNLMSGRTVLVIAHRLSTVRRADRIVVLDRGTISEVGTHEDLVTRGGIYQRLHELQFVDSEA
- the gmk gene encoding guanylate kinase; translated protein: MSPPGPNVLPSRLGSVFVISAPSGAGKTTLIQKLRVSVRGLVFSVSYTTRPPRAGEKHGREYFFVSQQEFRRRAAQGEFVEWARVHSQYYGTSWRTLREAQEVGQDILLDIDVQGHRKLRRRIPDTVSVFVVPPSFADLEERLRRRHEDPPEVIAERLAMSRREVAHWKEYDYVIVNDRLSTAAQALRNIVLASRLRRRCQDRRVREIIGKFIGG
- a CDS encoding YicC/YloC family endoribonuclease, which produces MVRSMTGYSKVRLEDGGLSLNVAVKAVNHRFLDLQFRMPMALSPMEPALRGIVKRHIVRGHVEVSVNLDAAGAEELKVNREVLKAYIKICREVQDELGSAAGPDIVQLLRVPGVLSNENELSDKELAAVRKILEAALTEALETLNSMRDREGSALEKDILDRLDRLESLRKSIGKLARRIPQYAQQRLENRLHELLGAVHVDAARLAQEVAYLVSRSDIAEELTRFQSHLVQARQLIAENPEVGKKLDFLLQELNREANTLLSKTSDVPQIGGEVGRQAIEMKSEIEKIREQVQNIE
- the rpoZ gene encoding DNA-directed RNA polymerase subunit omega — its product is MELPNNIDSKFRYILIAAKRARQLQSGVRPLVQTHTKKATKVAQQEVSAGLIPFEVIEPKTEGDKG
- the coaBC gene encoding bifunctional phosphopantothenoylcysteine decarboxylase/phosphopantothenate--cysteine ligase CoaBC; the protein is MPNQTLPRNFPPDFAAEDQVMRVALGVTGGIAVYKAAELLRMLQDRGLDVQVVMSAGARNFVTPLTFAALSGHKVITELFGESGEEPNVESAIEHIAVAQGIDALVIAPATANVIAKMAGGIADDFLTTLCLATKAPIIVAPAMNVNMWENEATQRNLQTLRSRGIRVLEPDEGYLACGMIGSGRLASIESIVQAVFETLHLRDDLREETVLISAGPTEEPLDPVRYITNRSSGKMGYALAEACRWRGATVILVSGPTRLPPPAGVVVENVRTTAEMSEAMLRCLDRATMVLMAAAVVDFVPAVVETEKIKKRRGGMNLEFKLTQDILAEISRRRTDHQLIVGFAAETNHLLENAAAKVREKSLDMIVANDVTEAGAGFESDTNIVTLVFPDGQVKPLEKMSKLDVANAILDEAIGLRSKRAAAGKR